In the genome of Paenibacillus sp. FSL R5-0766, one region contains:
- a CDS encoding carbohydrate ABC transporter permease: protein MTSKVRAVFGMPKRLNRSFTVSLMLFALLGVFGSFMVLPLIYAVNNAFKPLDELFIFPPRFWVNNPTTENFADLINLMGNSWVPLSRYIANTLLITILGTAGHILLASAAAYPLAKYRFPGSKVLFTIVILSLMFSPHVTAIPNYMVMSWLGWINTHASIIVPSLAFSLGLFLMKQFMEQIPDALLEAAKIDGANEYRIFWSIVMPNVKPAWLTLMILQFPALWGTDGGSFIYSENLKTLHYALSQIVQGGIARAGVGAAVALLLMIVPITLFIISQSSVMQTMATSGMKE, encoded by the coding sequence ATGACCAGCAAAGTACGTGCCGTGTTTGGCATGCCAAAAAGGCTTAATCGGTCATTTACCGTCAGCCTGATGTTATTTGCATTGCTGGGCGTGTTCGGCTCCTTTATGGTGCTTCCGCTCATCTATGCTGTCAACAATGCATTCAAGCCGCTGGATGAGCTGTTTATTTTCCCGCCGCGCTTCTGGGTGAACAATCCGACAACGGAGAATTTTGCCGATCTGATCAATCTCATGGGTAATTCGTGGGTGCCGTTATCCCGCTATATTGCCAACACATTGCTCATTACGATACTTGGCACAGCGGGGCATATCCTGCTTGCATCTGCAGCAGCTTATCCGCTGGCGAAATATCGTTTTCCGGGTTCCAAAGTGTTGTTTACCATTGTCATTCTGTCCCTGATGTTCTCGCCGCATGTTACGGCGATTCCGAACTACATGGTCATGTCCTGGCTTGGCTGGATTAACACTCATGCCTCCATTATTGTGCCATCACTTGCATTCTCGCTGGGACTTTTCCTGATGAAACAGTTCATGGAGCAGATTCCCGATGCTTTGCTGGAGGCAGCCAAAATCGACGGGGCCAATGAATATCGGATATTCTGGAGCATCGTGATGCCCAATGTGAAGCCGGCATGGCTTACGCTCATGATCCTGCAGTTTCCAGCGTTATGGGGAACGGATGGCGGGAGTTTCATTTACAGTGAAAATCTCAAAACGCTGCATTATGCGCTCAGTCAGATTGTGCAGGGAGGGATTGCAAGAGCTGGTGTAGGTGCGGCTGTTGCTTTGCTGCTGATGATCGTACCGATCACTCTGTTTATCATCTCTCAGAGCAGTGTTATGCAGACGATGGCCACTTCGGGCATGAAAGAGTAG
- a CDS encoding NHL repeat-containing protein — protein sequence MRRSTWNKRKSIIMGMICLLLFVQEAPYVNADGKTDAYHYSFWGDAVPSPAAYEATTIITGKKLNTTPMKEPSDMHVTANQHVFVLDSGNGRIIEMDRNFKLVRTIDSFEQEGKEDHFKNPQGLYVTEKGHLLVADSDNHRVVHLDEQGKLVKIVSEPKSDLLKADFQFKPMRIVMDKGERIYVMAEGVFDGFMEFSADGTFSSFIGANRVQVDPVEYLWKRFATREQRSQMVMFTPTEFTNLDMDEEGFIYATSGDRGKDPVKKLNAQGTDILRREGYQTPQGDLLYTQEAGPSRLIDVDVGDSDMYSVLDSSKGRIFTYNGDGYLLHIYGGIGNRLGQFNTPVALERAGDRMLVLDKALGEITVFQTTEYGRTLHEAVRSYYNGDEDQSSVLFAQAAEMNANLEYAYAGIGKALLRQKEYAESAKYFKRSMEPKGYSKAFLLYRKELMREHFSWMMSGIFLAVAAIVTVIIVRRQKRRTTNAGIK from the coding sequence GTGCGGAGAAGCACATGGAACAAACGTAAATCGATCATCATGGGCATGATCTGCCTCCTGTTGTTCGTTCAAGAGGCGCCCTATGTGAATGCAGACGGTAAAACGGATGCGTATCATTATTCCTTCTGGGGTGACGCAGTTCCTTCACCCGCGGCATATGAGGCAACAACCATTATCACCGGCAAGAAGTTGAACACAACTCCGATGAAAGAGCCAAGCGACATGCATGTTACCGCCAATCAGCACGTCTTTGTGCTCGATTCGGGCAATGGCCGCATCATTGAGATGGATCGCAACTTCAAGCTGGTACGGACGATTGATTCATTTGAGCAGGAAGGCAAGGAAGATCATTTTAAAAATCCACAGGGATTGTACGTCACGGAAAAAGGCCATCTGCTGGTCGCTGATTCGGATAATCACCGGGTGGTGCATCTGGATGAACAGGGGAAGCTGGTCAAGATCGTGTCTGAACCAAAATCGGATCTGTTAAAAGCAGACTTCCAGTTTAAACCGATGCGGATTGTTATGGACAAAGGGGAGCGTATCTACGTCATGGCCGAAGGCGTATTTGATGGATTCATGGAGTTCAGCGCCGACGGTACATTCTCTTCCTTCATTGGAGCGAACAGAGTTCAGGTGGACCCGGTGGAGTATCTGTGGAAACGGTTTGCAACACGGGAGCAGCGGAGCCAGATGGTGATGTTCACTCCAACGGAATTTACCAATCTGGATATGGATGAAGAGGGCTTCATCTACGCCACTAGCGGGGATCGCGGCAAAGATCCGGTCAAGAAGTTGAATGCCCAGGGTACAGACATTTTGCGCAGAGAAGGCTATCAGACCCCGCAGGGGGATTTGCTGTATACCCAGGAAGCAGGGCCATCCCGCCTGATTGATGTGGATGTGGGTGACAGTGACATGTATTCCGTACTGGATTCCAGCAAGGGCCGAATCTTCACCTACAATGGAGACGGATACCTGCTCCATATTTATGGCGGCATTGGAAACCGCCTGGGCCAGTTTAATACACCTGTTGCCCTGGAACGTGCGGGAGACCGAATGTTAGTTCTGGATAAAGCGCTGGGTGAAATCACCGTCTTTCAAACAACTGAATACGGACGTACTCTCCACGAAGCGGTGCGCAGCTACTATAACGGTGATGAAGATCAATCTTCGGTGCTGTTTGCCCAAGCTGCCGAGATGAACGCTAACTTGGAATATGCGTATGCGGGAATTGGCAAAGCATTGCTTCGTCAGAAGGAATACGCCGAGTCTGCGAAATATTTCAAGCGCAGCATGGAGCCCAAAGGGTATTCCAAAGCTTTTCTTTTGTACCGCAAAGAGCTGATGCGTGAGCATTTTTCATGGATGATGTCCGGTATATTCCTGGCTGTCGCTGCGATTGTCACCGTCATCATCGTTCGCAGGCAGAAAAGGAGGACTACGAATGCAGGCATCAAGTAA
- a CDS encoding YIP1 family protein: MQASSKQLYQYPLHLIFHPFDGYWEMKYERNQRNSLLIAFMILMLLVITKILHAQYSGFLINLSNPKYLNSLLEMLYVIIPVLFWCVANWSLTTLMDGEGKFSEIFMSTCFALVPLFLIHFPWIWLSLVISQQETAFYYFSNALAVVWTVYLLFVGNMTVHQYTPAKTVLTMLLTLVAMAFMAFLCLLFFSLVQQIVSFVVTIYQELVLRG; encoded by the coding sequence ATGCAGGCATCAAGTAAGCAACTATACCAGTACCCGCTGCATCTGATTTTTCATCCGTTTGATGGATACTGGGAAATGAAATATGAACGGAACCAGAGAAACTCACTGCTGATTGCTTTCATGATCCTGATGCTTCTGGTCATCACCAAAATTTTGCATGCCCAGTACAGCGGTTTTCTCATTAATCTCAGTAATCCAAAGTACCTGAACAGTCTGCTCGAAATGTTATATGTCATTATACCGGTACTGTTTTGGTGTGTGGCTAACTGGTCGTTAACCACATTGATGGACGGGGAAGGCAAGTTCTCCGAAATTTTCATGTCAACATGTTTTGCACTGGTACCGTTGTTCCTCATTCATTTCCCATGGATCTGGTTGAGTCTTGTGATCTCACAGCAGGAAACTGCCTTTTATTATTTCTCCAATGCACTCGCCGTTGTGTGGACGGTATATCTGTTATTTGTGGGGAATATGACGGTTCATCAGTACACACCAGCCAAAACGGTGCTCACGATGCTGCTGACACTTGTAGCGATGGCGTTTATGGCATTTCTGTGCCTGTTATTCTTCAGTCTTGTACAGCAGATTGTATCGTTTGTCGTAACCATCTATCAGGAATTAGTGCTTCGGGGCTAA
- a CDS encoding DUF5696 domain-containing protein, with amino-acid sequence MNYTVAKKITGMLLAGSLLLGGCQFSPTPLAHETVTAADQTDFPSLPPGEKLKSSFSDVRLPGMVGIAQNAALQLFINEETAEIAVIHTQSGQIWRSNPADREQDGVAAGINKDLLSSQTKLSFFNSLGQSSTVNSFTDSVAHKQISYEVLPSGVRVHYQFGSTERSIEDLPMKISKERFEQRLLAQLDKAGQRALKVGYAEDKDEGAYVRIDKAMQGLQLSRALKAFDTAGYTSEDLAQDHAEFGIEEERSGPRLFMLTMEYELDGEDLLVRVPSSGIHFPEEYPINSISVMDYFGAGGSEEEGSILVPDGSGALIHFNNGKLQYPAYQQDIYGPDMTMKLREASSNEARARLPVFGLIRKEGAFLGIIEEGDAVAVVNADISGKLNSYNNVYPSFYVVNKSDVTLQASDMVRTLPKFQKKPTVSDFVVRYAFVGADKASYSGLASLYRDYLMQNGGLPELNASKEQSNVPFYLQLFGGMTTRQHMLGIPYDSTEALTTFDEAKNILSALTEKKVSNIQVRYAGWLNGGLHHRLPDSIQVDGAVGGKKGLRDFSTYTQEAGIGFYPDIALLNVQSKKGFKPSKEASRTLTQEPAVLYPMNQAIQRRDRDRSPSYVLSPNMLEDVTADMLDELRSLQKDGLSLSLNDLAAQLNSDMNPKKLVDRTQALGSVKKALEQIGQQAGSLVAEGGNAYALPYVTGLTDAPMTSSRFKLEDEEIPFYQLVVHGSIGYTGTPYNLSTFTNARQYVLKLIEYGASPYFAWFNAPNHVVKETDYDDLYAANYEQWIDLAAEIYNEVNQVNQPFAGRSMISHESLEEGVFRTTYEGGGFVIVNYNDFPVEVDNDTVEAQSYVTGGEQL; translated from the coding sequence ATGAATTATACCGTAGCCAAAAAAATAACAGGAATGCTGCTCGCGGGCAGTTTGCTTCTGGGCGGTTGTCAATTCTCGCCAACACCGCTCGCTCACGAGACAGTGACTGCCGCTGATCAGACGGACTTTCCCTCCCTGCCTCCCGGAGAGAAACTGAAATCATCGTTCAGCGATGTCCGCCTTCCCGGCATGGTAGGTATTGCGCAGAATGCTGCGCTGCAGTTGTTCATTAACGAAGAGACTGCCGAGATTGCAGTGATTCACACGCAGAGCGGGCAGATCTGGCGCAGCAATCCTGCAGATCGTGAGCAGGATGGGGTTGCTGCCGGGATAAACAAAGACCTTTTGTCATCACAGACAAAGCTCAGCTTCTTCAACAGCCTCGGACAGAGCAGCACCGTGAATTCCTTCACGGATAGTGTTGCACACAAGCAGATAAGCTACGAGGTGCTGCCAAGCGGCGTGCGGGTCCACTACCAGTTTGGAAGCACTGAGCGATCCATAGAAGACTTGCCGATGAAGATCAGCAAGGAGCGATTTGAACAAAGGCTGCTTGCACAGCTAGACAAGGCCGGGCAACGGGCCTTGAAGGTCGGCTATGCGGAAGACAAGGATGAAGGCGCTTACGTCCGGATTGATAAGGCGATGCAAGGATTGCAATTGTCCCGGGCCTTGAAGGCTTTTGACACAGCCGGTTACACATCGGAGGATCTGGCTCAGGATCATGCCGAGTTTGGCATTGAAGAGGAACGAAGTGGACCACGGCTGTTTATGCTTACGATGGAATATGAGCTGGATGGAGAGGATCTGCTTGTACGTGTTCCGTCCTCAGGCATTCATTTTCCGGAGGAATATCCGATCAACAGCATATCTGTAATGGATTATTTCGGGGCTGGGGGTTCAGAAGAAGAGGGCTCCATACTGGTGCCGGATGGTTCGGGAGCGCTGATCCATTTTAACAATGGCAAGCTGCAGTATCCTGCCTATCAACAAGATATATACGGACCGGATATGACCATGAAACTGCGGGAAGCAAGTTCGAATGAAGCCAGAGCCAGGTTGCCGGTATTTGGACTGATTCGGAAAGAGGGAGCTTTTCTGGGCATTATTGAAGAAGGGGATGCCGTTGCAGTTGTGAATGCCGATATCAGCGGCAAACTGAACAGTTACAACAACGTATATCCAAGCTTCTATGTAGTGAACAAGAGCGATGTGACGCTTCAGGCAAGTGATATGGTTCGTACACTTCCGAAATTCCAGAAGAAACCGACTGTGTCCGACTTCGTCGTTCGATATGCTTTTGTGGGGGCGGATAAAGCCTCGTACTCAGGGCTTGCATCTCTCTATCGGGATTATCTGATGCAAAACGGCGGACTTCCCGAGTTAAACGCCAGCAAAGAGCAGAGTAACGTTCCCTTTTATCTGCAACTGTTCGGTGGCATGACAACAAGGCAGCATATGCTGGGCATACCGTATGATTCAACAGAGGCTTTGACCACATTTGATGAAGCCAAAAACATTCTCTCCGCCTTGACGGAGAAGAAGGTATCCAATATTCAGGTGCGCTATGCGGGATGGCTTAACGGCGGACTTCATCATCGACTGCCGGATTCCATCCAAGTAGATGGCGCGGTAGGCGGGAAAAAGGGATTGCGGGATTTCAGCACATACACACAAGAAGCGGGCATCGGCTTCTATCCCGATATCGCTCTGCTGAATGTGCAATCCAAAAAAGGGTTTAAACCGTCCAAAGAAGCTTCACGCACATTAACTCAGGAACCGGCGGTCTTGTATCCGATGAACCAGGCCATCCAGCGGCGGGACCGGGATCGTTCACCATCCTATGTGCTTTCGCCCAACATGCTGGAGGACGTAACGGCAGACATGTTAGATGAGCTGAGGTCCCTTCAAAAGGATGGACTGTCACTAAGCTTGAATGATCTGGCAGCTCAGTTAAACAGCGATATGAATCCGAAAAAGCTGGTGGACCGAACACAAGCGCTTGGCTCCGTAAAGAAGGCACTTGAACAGATCGGGCAGCAGGCTGGCTCGCTTGTCGCTGAAGGCGGGAACGCTTATGCCCTGCCGTATGTAACTGGTCTGACAGATGCGCCGATGACCAGCAGTCGTTTCAAGCTGGAGGATGAAGAGATTCCGTTCTATCAGCTCGTTGTACACGGCAGCATCGGTTATACGGGTACGCCATACAATCTCTCCACATTTACCAATGCAAGGCAATATGTGCTGAAGCTGATTGAATATGGAGCCAGTCCTTACTTTGCATGGTTCAATGCGCCAAACCATGTTGTGAAAGAAACGGATTATGATGATCTCTACGCGGCGAATTATGAACAATGGATCGATCTGGCTGCCGAGATCTACAACGAGGTGAACCAGGTGAACCAACCATTTGCCGGACGTTCCATGATATCTCATGAATCCCTGGAGGAGGGCGTCTTCCGGACAACATATGAAGGTGGCGGGTTCGTAATCGTCAATTATAACGACTTCCCTGTTGAAGTTGACAACGATACAGTGGAAGCCCAAAGCTATGTGACTGGTGGTGAGCAGCTCTGA
- a CDS encoding sugar ABC transporter permease has protein sequence MWGVIYVLPWLIGFVLFFFIPLLASLRYSMSTIQANAEGIAIQFNGVANYIQALTVNTSFNRALIEAITDVLINVPLIVIFSLFLAVILNQKFRGRAVARSIFFLPVILASGVIMTLESTSLIEAVNQSSTGGSSLGTFELENLMVNAGVSDWIVTYLSSAVDRIYQIVSQSGVQILIFLAGIQTISPQLYEASKMEGATGYEAFWKITFPMVSPLIFVNAIYTIIDSFANNAMTELIRDTGFVKFDFGLSSAMAWVYFLAIAIILVIVNIIFSKRVFYQD, from the coding sequence ATGTGGGGCGTAATCTACGTGCTTCCCTGGCTCATTGGTTTTGTGTTGTTTTTCTTCATTCCGCTGTTAGCCTCTCTGCGATACAGCATGAGTACAATTCAAGCTAACGCGGAAGGCATAGCGATTCAATTCAACGGGGTTGCCAATTATATTCAGGCGCTGACCGTCAATACAAGCTTTAACCGTGCGTTAATTGAGGCGATCACAGACGTGCTCATCAACGTACCGCTTATCGTTATATTCAGTCTGTTCCTTGCCGTCATCCTGAATCAGAAGTTCAGGGGCCGGGCTGTAGCTCGGTCGATCTTTTTCCTGCCCGTTATTCTGGCATCGGGAGTGATTATGACACTGGAGAGCACCAGCCTGATTGAAGCGGTTAATCAGAGCAGCACAGGTGGAAGCTCACTCGGGACATTTGAACTCGAAAATCTGATGGTTAACGCCGGAGTGAGCGATTGGATCGTTACGTATCTGAGCAGCGCCGTAGATCGGATCTATCAGATCGTCAGTCAATCCGGTGTACAGATTTTGATCTTTTTGGCAGGGATCCAGACAATTTCCCCTCAACTGTATGAGGCTTCGAAGATGGAAGGGGCGACGGGTTATGAAGCCTTCTGGAAAATTACGTTCCCGATGGTCAGCCCGCTTATTTTTGTCAATGCGATCTATACGATCATTGATTCGTTTGCCAATAACGCCATGACGGAACTGATCCGGGATACCGGCTTCGTCAAATTTGACTTTGGATTAAGTTCTGCCATGGCATGGGTTTACTTTCTGGCCATTGCCATCATTCTGGTTATCGTAAACATCATTTTCTCGAAGCGAGTCTTCTATCAAGATTAG
- a CDS encoding carbohydrate ABC transporter permease yields the protein MTTSRLLSLEHWKGWLWAMIRFVLITGLSFVILFPIFQKVSTSIKAKGDLYSAVVVWIPQNFSIDNFKEAIRVMDYWATLFNTFALSATTTLLTTASCALAGYGFARLKFRGSNWLFAGVILTILVPPTTILIPVYLNLKSFDLMGLMTLIAGKPVNLLNTYWPFILTAITANSLKAGLYIFIFRQFFRGIPKEVEEAAYVDGAGIGRTFSRIMLPNAIPSMVTVMLFSFVWQWNDSFYTTTYLTSSKVMSTQLSSLPYNLAQQVTDGAASQADPFYLSMIQDTGILLAILPLIIIYLFVQRYFVESVERTGIVG from the coding sequence GTGACAACATCACGATTATTATCGCTGGAGCATTGGAAAGGCTGGCTGTGGGCCATGATCCGATTCGTTCTGATTACCGGGCTTTCCTTCGTTATCCTGTTTCCCATATTTCAGAAGGTTTCCACATCCATCAAAGCTAAAGGTGATCTGTATTCGGCAGTGGTGGTGTGGATTCCACAGAACTTCTCCATCGACAATTTTAAAGAGGCGATACGCGTAATGGATTACTGGGCAACGCTGTTTAATACGTTTGCCCTGTCTGCAACGACTACACTGCTGACTACAGCATCCTGTGCACTTGCAGGATACGGATTCGCCAGACTGAAATTCAGGGGAAGCAACTGGCTGTTTGCTGGTGTAATTCTGACGATTCTTGTACCACCAACGACCATTCTCATTCCGGTATACCTGAATCTGAAAAGCTTTGATCTCATGGGGCTTATGACGCTTATAGCCGGTAAACCTGTTAATTTGCTTAATACCTATTGGCCGTTTATTCTGACGGCGATTACGGCCAATTCACTTAAGGCCGGTTTGTACATCTTTATCTTCCGGCAATTTTTCAGAGGTATTCCGAAGGAAGTGGAGGAGGCGGCCTATGTAGACGGCGCGGGCATCGGACGAACATTTTCAAGAATCATGCTGCCCAATGCCATTCCGTCCATGGTAACAGTCATGCTGTTTTCCTTCGTATGGCAGTGGAACGACAGCTTCTATACAACGACTTATCTGACTTCAAGTAAAGTCATGTCGACTCAGTTATCGTCCCTTCCGTATAATCTGGCCCAGCAGGTTACTGACGGTGCAGCTTCCCAAGCCGATCCGTTCTATCTGAGTATGATCCAGGATACAGGAATTCTTCTTGCCATTCTGCCTTTGATCATCATCTATTTGTTTGTGCAACGATATTTCGTAGAGAGTGTAGAGCGTACGGGAATCGTAGGTTAA
- a CDS encoding RICIN domain-containing protein has translation MKKFMTSCKLVLILALLITITPWGGSRAEAWVGMPMGKLHVNGKNLVNSNNQPVLLNGWHQPTGAYWTYQDSNYYLNLHGNNRHAATLAYLKDITDTFADTSAKYGSNHGWNMNQVRLFIDRQDMGDVAAGTYNFAGVQTVTQNVIIPYIQYAKTKGVYVVLGLDFTLKDDQATTPANLQKFNEIWGYLASRPEIKSADNVHFELVNEPVKSYANGHWGGYNGENDFVDHWNDLRNFQNSMISTIRSKGADNVIWAAGLGYNQFYSLTASHPLTDPLNNYGYAVHWYPGYGAYDNFSILQDQWNTNVKAAADKYPINITEVTWFKNKPGDSAYWNLFNGSNEGFGTNTKTIFNAAGNVSIAAHMNGFILSEGPRSSFADPTAGLKWDGDASRSAMGRFLFNWYHERAQTYPGSGPGGPTTGLVSGATYKIVARHSNKVIDVPGGLNENNLQLQQWSDLGGNPQKWVLTSIGNGNYTLTSVNSPDKVIDIRNGTNTNGEVVQLMSNLNTTAQHFKVNDLGNGYWSIINVNSNKAIEVANASTSDGAKLQQNTYTGATNQQWKFVAVSN, from the coding sequence GTGAAGAAGTTCATGACATCTTGTAAACTTGTACTCATTCTGGCTTTATTGATCACAATTACTCCATGGGGAGGCAGCCGTGCCGAAGCATGGGTGGGCATGCCGATGGGCAAGCTTCACGTAAACGGCAAAAACCTGGTGAACAGCAACAACCAGCCTGTGCTACTGAACGGTTGGCATCAACCCACAGGTGCCTACTGGACATATCAGGACAGCAATTATTATCTCAATCTGCACGGCAATAACCGTCATGCAGCTACACTGGCTTATCTGAAAGACATTACCGATACTTTTGCTGACACCAGCGCGAAGTACGGAAGCAACCATGGCTGGAATATGAATCAGGTACGTCTGTTCATCGATCGTCAGGACATGGGAGATGTGGCTGCTGGTACATATAACTTTGCCGGTGTGCAGACCGTTACGCAAAATGTAATTATTCCGTACATTCAATATGCCAAAACAAAAGGTGTCTATGTTGTCCTGGGACTGGACTTCACATTGAAGGATGATCAGGCAACAACACCTGCCAACCTGCAAAAATTCAACGAAATCTGGGGTTATCTCGCTTCACGCCCGGAGATCAAAAGTGCAGACAACGTTCACTTCGAACTGGTCAACGAACCGGTGAAATCCTATGCCAATGGACATTGGGGTGGATACAACGGGGAAAATGACTTTGTGGATCACTGGAATGACTTGCGTAATTTCCAAAATTCCATGATTTCAACAATTCGCAGCAAAGGTGCGGACAATGTCATCTGGGCGGCAGGTCTGGGATACAACCAATTTTACAGCTTGACGGCAAGCCATCCATTGACTGATCCGCTCAATAACTATGGATATGCGGTTCACTGGTACCCTGGTTATGGCGCATATGACAACTTCTCTATCCTGCAAGATCAGTGGAATACCAACGTGAAGGCAGCCGCTGACAAATATCCGATTAATATTACCGAGGTAACCTGGTTCAAAAACAAACCTGGCGATTCGGCCTATTGGAACTTGTTTAATGGCAGCAATGAAGGGTTTGGCACCAATACCAAAACGATCTTCAACGCAGCAGGCAATGTCAGCATTGCAGCTCATATGAACGGATTCATTCTAAGTGAAGGACCACGAAGCTCCTTTGCCGACCCAACGGCTGGGCTGAAATGGGATGGAGATGCTTCACGGAGTGCCATGGGACGATTCCTGTTTAACTGGTACCATGAACGTGCTCAGACTTACCCTGGCAGTGGACCAGGTGGACCAACAACAGGTCTTGTATCCGGTGCAACCTATAAAATTGTAGCCCGGCATTCCAACAAGGTTATTGATGTCCCAGGTGGTCTAAACGAAAATAATCTTCAGCTCCAGCAGTGGAGTGATCTGGGCGGTAACCCTCAGAAGTGGGTTCTGACTTCGATCGGTAACGGCAACTATACACTGACAAGTGTGAACTCGCCGGACAAAGTCATCGACATTCGCAACGGTACCAACACCAATGGGGAAGTGGTCCAGCTCATGAGCAATCTGAACACAACTGCTCAGCATTTTAAGGTCAACGATCTTGGTAACGGGTACTGGAGTATCATCAACGTGAACAGCAATAAAGCGATTGAAGTGGCAAACGCTTCCACTTCGGATGGAGCCAAGCTGCAGCAGAACACCTACACGGGTGCTACAAACCAACAATGGAAATTTGTAGCCGTTAGCAACTAA